The Fusobacterium pseudoperiodonticum DNA window TAAGTGCTATAGTGATAATGCTATAGTGATAATTGATAGAAGGAGCTTTTTTCATAAGGAAAAATCCTAGTAAGCAATAATTTACAGGGAATAAAAGTAAGTCCAATGCTCTTGTTGGCATAAAAAACCAGAACAGATTAAAAATAATTGTAATAATAGATATTACAGATAGAGAACTCATTTCTAATGAAACACTTAAATATATGCCAAGACATATAAGTCCTGCAATAAAAGCTACTATTTCTATTTTATCATTCTTTAAACCAAGCATTTTTGCAGCAAAATATGAAAAAATAATTAAAAGAATAGCAACTACAATAAATGCTTCTTCTCCTAAGCCCATAAGACCCAAAAGGGAAAATATGAAAATCATAAGTAAGAAAAATGCAAAAACTTTTAAAAAACCTACAACCACATTTGTAAATTTTTTGATATTTTCATTTTCTATTTCATTAGAAGATTTAACTACTGCTACTATAGTTCCTATAATAACCATTAGAGAAAAGAAAATATACACAGTCGTATCTGTATAAATTATACTAGATACCATTTTGATAATAATAGCTACTCCAAAAACTCCAAGTGATGTTATAGAAAGTATCTTTATAGTTATTTTTTTTAATTGCTTATAACCAACAAAATACACAGCAGCAACAAATAGTAAATATAGTACTATTGCTATAAGACCATTATGATGATCATTTATTGCTGCAAAACCACTTGCTATAAAAGAAATGTAAAACATTCCTGTCATTATATTGTAGAAAATATTGTTAAATTTAAAATTAAATCTTTTTTGTATGAACGGATATACCAATAATACTATTCCAAAAATTAAAGAAGATAAAAATGGAATAATAGATCCTGATAGATATAATTCTAAATAGAAACTTGTTCCCACTGCTACAACTATAGTAAAAAGTGTTACTATAGAATAATATCCTGTTGCTATGATTGGAATAATTAAAAATATAGCCCAATTTCTAAATAATATCCATGTATCTGCTCCCGTTTGATAGACCTGTCCATAGACTGCAAACAAGGTTCCTATCGTAAACGAAGAAAAGAACAATGCTAAATTTTTATAAATATCATTTTTCAAAAATAGATAAGCTCCTAATCCTGCTATAATCAGTGCAGAAGGAACTGCCAACTTTTCAATACTAGACATAGTTGCCCAGTTATATGCTGTAAATGATGTAACTCCAGCTATTAAAAATATCACAGAGAAATACAGAAAAAACCTCTTTATTTTCTCAAACATAATATCACCTATCTCTTTCTTTATTAATTTAGTAATGATTTTCTGTATTATAACATGTAATTATTAAAATTTGGTAAAAATAAAAAATACTTCATTACTTACTCCTAAGAAAATAGAAAATAAGTGAGTTGGATTTCAATTAATTATAAGAAATTTTCTATGAGTAAATAACTAATAGTTTTTAATAAGATTACTGTGACATCCATTATTGTTGAAAGAGCCTTTGTGGAGCTCTTGAAACACTAATGGCTGGCAAGTAATCGCTATATATAACTAAAATTTATTTGAATCTCTCAAAGAAAATTTTTTTAAATCTACTCAGTAACGAACTATTTTCTATTTATCATAAATTGACACTTATTAGTAATTTCTGATATAATAAATCAACTTTTAAAGAAAAGGAGTTTTAAAAATGAAAATTAAAAATATGCTTTATGCAGCTATGTTTGCAGCTATTGTTGCTGTTTTAGGCTTAATGCCTCCAATACCTTTACCTTTCATTCCTGTTCCTATAACTTTACAAACTATGGGAGTAATGCTTGCAGGAAGTTTTTTAGGTAAAAGATTAGGTTTTATTAGTATGTTATTAGTGGTTGTTATTGTTCTTTTAGGTCTACCTATTCTATCAGGAGGTAGAGGTGGACTTGCAGTTCTTACAGGTCCTACAGGTGGATTTTTTATAGTATGGCCTTTTGCAGCCTTCTTAGTAGGTTTCTTGGCAGAAAAATTTTGGAAAAATATCAATGTAGGAAAATATATTGTAGCTAATATAATTGGTGGAATAGTTTTAGTATATCTTGTTGGTGCAATCTATCTATCATATATAACAAAAATGCCAATAGATAAAGCTTTCTTAGCAACTATGGCTTTTATCCCAGGTGATGTATTAAAGGCTATTGTTGTTTCTGTACTTTGCTATAAATTAAAGGAAATCAGTCCTATTAATGAAGTTGTAAGATAGGCTGATACTATGATAGAAGTAGAAAATCTTAGTTTCTCTTATCAAAATAATAAGGTCTTAAAAAATATTTCTTTCTCCATAGAAAAAGGTGAATATCTTTGTATTATTGGAAAAAATGGCTCAGGAAAATCTACACTTGCCAAGTTACTTGCTGCCCTTATTTTTCAACAAGAAGGGACTATAAAAATTTCTGGCTATGACACTAAAAATCAAAAAGATTTACTGAATATAAGAAAAATAGTTGGGATAATCTTTCAAAATCCTGAAGAACAAATTATCTCAACTACTGTTTTTGATGAAGTTATCTTTGCACTAGAAAATCTTGCTATTCCTAGAGAGAATATAAAAGAAATAGCTGAAAAGTCCTTAAAAGATCTTAATCTACTTGAATACAAAGATAGACTTACTTATCAGTTATCAGGTGGTGAAAAACAGAGACTTGCTATTGCAAGTATCTTAGCTATGGGAACTGAAATTCTAATTTTTGATGAGGCAACTTCTATGCTTGATCCTGTTGGAAAAAAAGAAGTTTTAAGGATTATGAAAGAATTAAATTCTCAGGGAAAAACTATTATTCATATTACTCATGATAGAGATGATGTCTTAGAAGCCTCTAAAGTAATGCTTTTATCAGAGGGTGAGATAAAGTATTTAGGAAGTCCTTACAAAGTTTTTGATGATGACGTAGCTTTTCTTCTAAAAATAAAAAATATTTTGGAAAAATATAATATAAAAGTAGAAGATAAAAATATAAATATGGAAGATTTGGTGAAAATAGTCTATGAAAATATCTATTAAAAATCTTAGCTATAGTTATTCTGGTTTCAATGATGAAAAAAATGCTATAAAAGATATTAACTTAGAAATAAATTCAAATAAAAGAATAGCTATTGTTGGACATACAGGTTCAGGGAAGTCTACTCTTTTAAAATTAATTAAAGGACTTTTAAAACATCAGACAGGTGAAATAAGTATAGATGAAAAAACTGAGGATATCGGCTATATTTTTCAATATCCTGAACATCAAATTTTTGAAACTACAATTTTTAAAGATGTTAGCTTTGGTTTAAAAAAATTAAAACTAAGTGAAAAAGATCTCACTGAAAGAGTTGAAAAGGTTTTACAGCTTGTAGGTTTAGATAAAGACTATCTTCATCGTTCAACTTTAAACTTAAGTGGTGGTGAAAAAAGAAAGGTCGCTTTGGCTGGGGTTTTTATTATGGAAAATCAGCTATTACTTTTAGATGAAGCAACTGTTGGTTTAGATCCTGAGTCAAAAAATGAACTTTTTAAAATTCTTTTAAATTGGCAAAAAGAAAATAATAGTGCTTTTATTTTCTCTAGTCATGATATGAATGATGTTTTAAATTATGCTGAGGAAGTTATTGTTATGAGTGAAGGAAAAGTTCTATATCATACAAAACCTTCTGAACTGTTTGAGAAATATAGTGATTCTTTAGAAAGTTTAGGACTAGTTCTTCCAAAATCTATAGATTTTTTAAATAGATTAAATAAAATTTTAAAAAATCCATTAAAGTTTGAAAATGAAATAAAAGAAGAAGATATTTTAAAAGTTATTGAAGAAAGATTAGTAAATAGAGGATAAAATCATGAATATAATATTAGGAGAGTATATAAATAGAGATAGTGTGTTACATCACTTAGATCCAAGAACTAAATTAATTGGTTCTTTTTCTCTTATACTCTCTTTTTTATTCGCTAACAATCTATCTATTTATGTTATTTATACTGCTTTAGCTCTTATTCTTATCTTTCTTTCAAAAATTCCTTTAACAGCATTTTTAAAGAGTTTAAAATATCTGAGTTATATCTTAATTTTTTCTAGTTTTTTTCATCTTTTTTCTAAACAAGAAGGAGAATTATTATTTAAAGTTTGGAAATATTCTGTCTATGATAGTGGTGTTTTTTCTGCTATAAAAATGATGGGAAGAATAATTTTACTTTTAATTTTTTCATCTCTATTGACTTTAACAACTAAGCCTTTGGATATTGCCTTAGCCTTAGAAACTCTACTGAGTCCTCTAAAAAAAATAGGACTACCTATTCAAGATTTCTCTATTATGCTTAGTATCACTTTAAGATTTATTCCTACTATTTTACAGGAATTCAATACTATTAAAATGGCACAACAAGCAAGGGGAGGTAATTTTGAAACTAGGAATCCCTTTAAAAAATTGTCTCAATATAGCTTAATTTTACTTCCACTTTTGATGTCTGTTATAAAAAAAGTGGATAATTTAACATTGGCTATGGAAGCTAGAGCCTTTCATTGTGGTTTAGAAAGAACTAACTTCCACAGATTAAAATTTCAAAAAATAGATTATTTAGCTTTTATTATTCTATTTTCTATAATAATATTCTTATTTTTTTACCAATAGACGACAACTTCTCCACTCTTTATCTTCTTTTACTTCGGCAACTTCAAGTCCTACTGATTCTGCCTTAGAGATAACTTCTGCTAATTTGTCCTCTATTATTCCTGAGAAAAGAACTATTGAGTCCTCTTTCAAGATATATTTTATTTCATCTAATAATTTAACCAAGACATCAGCTAAAATATTACATACTACTATATCAAACTTCTTATTTTCTATAACTTCAAGTAAGTTTCCTTTTAAAAGTTTTACTTCATCTAAAGATATATTATTTAAAAGTAAATTTTCCTTAGCGACTTCCATAGAAAACTCATCTATATCTGTTCCATATACTTCTCCTGCTCCTAATAGTTTCCCTGCTATCATAAGTATACCTGAACCTGTCCCTATATCTATTATTGTTTTGTTAGTGAAGTCTTGTTCTTCCATTAATTTCAATAGAAGTGAAGTTGTAGGATGTGAACCTGTTCCAAAAGCTCTTCCTGGATCAAGCTCTATAACTAGCTCATCAGCTTGTTTTTCATACTCTCTCCAAGTTGGCTTTACTACAAATTTTTCACTGACTTTTTCAACAAATAAATATTTCTTCCAACTATTTTGATAATCTTCCTCATCATATTCATAAAAATCTAAGTTATATACTATTTCTTCATCTTCTGAAAACTTTTCTTTAAAAGTTTCTTCTAGGACTTTTTTTCTTTTTTCTGAATAGATATTCAAAGGAAAATATGCCGATACAGAGTTTTCAGATAACAAAAATTGTTTTTCGTCCTTGTAGAAATTTAAAGGATCCTTATTTAAAAGAGGCTCTTCTATCTTTAGACCTGTAACTCCAAAATCATAAAAAATATCTGAAATTATTTTTTTATATTTTTCTATATTGTCACTTTCATATATAATTTTAGCTTCTAAAACCTTCATTTTCACTCCAATTTATTCTTTTTATTTTTTTACATTTTCCTGTTTCTTCTTCAATTTCAACTTCTATTCCTGAAAGTTGTTCCTCTCCTTCAGCTACTTCAAACTTTTGAGGTAAAGAAGTTAAAAATTTCTTTATTATAGTTTCAGCATTTGTTCCTATAACCCCATTTTGTGAGCCTGTCATTCCTACATCTGAAATATATCCACTTCCATTAGCTAGTATTCTTTCATCTGCTGTTTGTACATGGGTATGAGTACCATAAACCAATGATACCTCTCCATCTAAATATTTTCCTAAAGCTATTTTCTCTGAAGTTGCTTCAGCATGAATATCTATTATTATATTCTTTGTTGTCTTTGAAATCTCTTCAATTAGTTTCTTTGCTGTTCTAAAAGGACAGTCAACAGCTGACATAAACACTCTTCCTTGTAAAGATATCAAAGCTATCTTATTCCCTTTTTTATCCTCTAAGATAGTATAACCCTTTCCAGGAACATCTGATGGATAATTAGCTGGTCTTACCATTCTATCTGAATTATCTAAGTACTCATAGATTTCTTTTTTATCCCAACTGTGATTTCCACCACTTATTACATCTGTTCCCCAAGATAAGAATTCATCTGCAATCTTTACTGTTATACCAAAACCTGCTGCTGAATTTTCTCCATTTACTATCACAAAATCATAATCTTCTTTATATTTCTCTAAAAATGCCTGTAAAGTGTTTCTTCCAGGTCTTCCTACTACATCTCC harbors:
- a CDS encoding DUF4401 domain-containing protein, coding for MFEKIKRFFLYFSVIFLIAGVTSFTAYNWATMSSIEKLAVPSALIIAGLGAYLFLKNDIYKNLALFFSSFTIGTLFAVYGQVYQTGADTWILFRNWAIFLIIPIIATGYYSIVTLFTIVVAVGTSFYLELYLSGSIIPFLSSLIFGIVLLVYPFIQKRFNFKFNNIFYNIMTGMFYISFIASGFAAINDHHNGLIAIVLYLLFVAAVYFVGYKQLKKITIKILSITSLGVFGVAIIIKMVSSIIYTDTTVYIFFSLMVIIGTIVAVVKSSNEIENENIKKFTNVVVGFLKVFAFFLLMIFIFSLLGLMGLGEEAFIVVAILLIIFSYFAAKMLGLKNDKIEIVAFIAGLICLGIYLSVSLEMSSLSVISIITIIFNLFWFFMPTRALDLLLFPVNYCLLGFFLMKKAPSINYHYSIITIALIVEAYFYFLYDKKELLNEKLKRVLIGNEATLILLPLSWLSTRIGIFVDDYELMFKYVKYYRIVNIALTVLIGAFVIFKTIKNQKLQIVLCIFWLGLNYFAYSEILSLIFVMLIMLIYASKNSKWGILVPTLAACYVIYTYYFTTYRSLLDKSIALSITGGLLLVAYLVLKYGFKGVENNEQ
- a CDS encoding biotin transporter BioY — its product is MKIKNMLYAAMFAAIVAVLGLMPPIPLPFIPVPITLQTMGVMLAGSFLGKRLGFISMLLVVVIVLLGLPILSGGRGGLAVLTGPTGGFFIVWPFAAFLVGFLAEKFWKNINVGKYIVANIIGGIVLVYLVGAIYLSYITKMPIDKAFLATMAFIPGDVLKAIVVSVLCYKLKEISPINEVVR
- a CDS encoding ATP-binding cassette domain-containing protein, which gives rise to MIEVENLSFSYQNNKVLKNISFSIEKGEYLCIIGKNGSGKSTLAKLLAALIFQQEGTIKISGYDTKNQKDLLNIRKIVGIIFQNPEEQIISTTVFDEVIFALENLAIPRENIKEIAEKSLKDLNLLEYKDRLTYQLSGGEKQRLAIASILAMGTEILIFDEATSMLDPVGKKEVLRIMKELNSQGKTIIHITHDRDDVLEASKVMLLSEGEIKYLGSPYKVFDDDVAFLLKIKNILEKYNIKVEDKNINMEDLVKIVYENIY
- a CDS encoding ATP-binding cassette domain-containing protein → MKISIKNLSYSYSGFNDEKNAIKDINLEINSNKRIAIVGHTGSGKSTLLKLIKGLLKHQTGEISIDEKTEDIGYIFQYPEHQIFETTIFKDVSFGLKKLKLSEKDLTERVEKVLQLVGLDKDYLHRSTLNLSGGEKRKVALAGVFIMENQLLLLDEATVGLDPESKNELFKILLNWQKENNSAFIFSSHDMNDVLNYAEEVIVMSEGKVLYHTKPSELFEKYSDSLESLGLVLPKSIDFLNRLNKILKNPLKFENEIKEEDILKVIEERLVNRG
- a CDS encoding energy-coupling factor transporter transmembrane component T family protein, whose product is MNIILGEYINRDSVLHHLDPRTKLIGSFSLILSFLFANNLSIYVIYTALALILIFLSKIPLTAFLKSLKYLSYILIFSSFFHLFSKQEGELLFKVWKYSVYDSGVFSAIKMMGRIILLLIFSSLLTLTTKPLDIALALETLLSPLKKIGLPIQDFSIMLSITLRFIPTILQEFNTIKMAQQARGGNFETRNPFKKLSQYSLILLPLLMSVIKKVDNLTLAMEARAFHCGLERTNFHRLKFQKIDYLAFIILFSIIIFLFFYQ
- the prmA gene encoding 50S ribosomal protein L11 methyltransferase, yielding MKVLEAKIIYESDNIEKYKKIISDIFYDFGVTGLKIEEPLLNKDPLNFYKDEKQFLLSENSVSAYFPLNIYSEKRKKVLEETFKEKFSEDEEIVYNLDFYEYDEEDYQNSWKKYLFVEKVSEKFVVKPTWREYEKQADELVIELDPGRAFGTGSHPTTSLLLKLMEEQDFTNKTIIDIGTGSGILMIAGKLLGAGEVYGTDIDEFSMEVAKENLLLNNISLDEVKLLKGNLLEVIENKKFDIVVCNILADVLVKLLDEIKYILKEDSIVLFSGIIEDKLAEVISKAESVGLEVAEVKEDKEWRSCRLLVKK
- a CDS encoding TIGR00282 family metallophosphoesterase; the protein is MKVLIVGDVVGRPGRNTLQAFLEKYKEDYDFVIVNGENSAAGFGITVKIADEFLSWGTDVISGGNHSWDKKEIYEYLDNSDRMVRPANYPSDVPGKGYTILEDKKGNKIALISLQGRVFMSAVDCPFRTAKKLIEEISKTTKNIIIDIHAEATSEKIALGKYLDGEVSLVYGTHTHVQTADERILANGSGYISDVGMTGSQNGVIGTNAETIIKKFLTSLPQKFEVAEGEEQLSGIEVEIEEETGKCKKIKRINWSENEGFRS